A part of Anabas testudineus chromosome 9, fAnaTes1.2, whole genome shotgun sequence genomic DNA contains:
- the igfbp7 gene encoding insulin-like growth factor-binding protein 7 has translation MNFLTVLCLVPVLSVFTVLSVRIAEGPACGPCDPAQCAPLPAQGCPAGSLLDSCGCCSLCAAAEGEPCGSGRRTVARRCGSGLECVRSDEGKKKKLGVCACKSNYEVCGTDGLTYRSGCALRSASLTAQSQGKGPINIQNKGRCTTAPVIVTPPGEVYNVSGSQVYLSCEAVGVPTPVLTWKKVISGKKMELLPGDRGNLAIQTRGGPEKHEVTGWVLISPLTREEEGSYECHATNSKGEASAVGTIHLVQSPDDIIVKTVAKEEEL, from the exons ATGAACTTTTTAACCGTGCTGTGCCTGGTTCCGGTTCTGTCGGTCTTTACTGTGCTCTCAGTTCGGATCGCGGAAGGTCCAGCATGCGGACCCTGTGACCCGGCTCAGTGTGCTCCTCTCCCGGCGCAGGGATGTCCCGCCGGTTCTCTGCTGGACTCCTGCGGATGCTGCTCACTGTGCGCTGCCGCGGAGGGAGAACCGTGCGGGAGCGGCCGTCGCACAGTCGCGCGCCGCTGCGGATCCGGGCTAGAATGCGTCAGAAGCGATGAGggcaagaagaagaaactgggcGTGTGCGCGTGCAAGAGCAACTACGAGGTGTGCGGCACCGATGGACTGACGTACCGGAGCGGCTGCGCGCTGAGAAGCGCCAGCCTGACAGCTCAGAGCCAGGGCAAAGGACCCATCAACATCCAGAACAAGGGCCGCTGCACAACAG CTCCAGTCATTGTAACTCCTCCTGGTGAGGTCTACAATGTGAGTGGTTCTCAGGTGTACCTCAGCTGCGAGGCAGTGGGTGTACCCACACCTGTCCTCACCTGGAAGAAA GTCATCAGTGGGAAGAAGATGGAGCTTCTGCCTGGAGACCGAGGAAATCTGGCGATTCAGACAAGAGGAGGACCAGAGAAACATGAAGTGACCGGCTGGGTCCTG ATTTCTCCTCTgaccagagaagaagaaggatcTTATGAGTGTCACGCCACCAACTCTAAAGGTGAAGCTTCAGCTGTTGGGACCATTCACCTGGTGCAGTCCCCTGATGACATCATTGTCAAGACAG tggcAAAAGAAGAGGAGCTGTGA
- the LOC113150816 gene encoding cytochrome c oxidase assembly protein COX18, mitochondrial isoform X1: protein MLSVGVSVRTSLIRLPARGLCTAVIQKKSPAPGHTWSAPESAAVFLHRSPVWTQSIVRTLSGGPDPGVSGWYSDLADSAPVHLCEHLLVSVQQVSGLPWWLSIAVTTLSVRTLITLPLAAYQLVIISKVEVLQKEISELAKRLRYEVSVRARDRGWTERESRFQFQKNLRRLVSQLYVRDNCHPFKASLLVWVQLPLWVSLSLALRNLSMEQTALHGDLVTGGTLWFPDLTLPDSTWILPVCVGFTNLLIVEMFSLHRLNPTRFQRLVLNLIRGFSVLMVPIAAAVPSSMVLYWFTSSLVGLGHNLLLRSATVHKILQLRSHRSETPFKDLLSAFVSKYCKIK from the exons ATGCTGAGTGTTGGGGTGTCGGTGAGAACCAGCCTCATACGGCTTCCTGCACGAGGACTCTGTACAGCTGTGATCCAGAAGAAGTCACCTGCACCTGGTCATACCTGGTCTGCTCCTGAGTCTGCTGCAGTCTTTCTCCACAGGTCACCTGTCTGGACTCAGTCAATTGTCCGGACCCTGTCAGGCGGTCCTGATCCAGGTGTCTCGGGGTGGTACAGCGATCTGGCGGACTCTGCACCGGTTCACCTGTGTGAGCACCTCCTGGTGAGCGTGCAGCAGGTGAGCGGGTTGCCCTGGTGGTTAAGTATCGCCGTGACAACCCTGTCAGTAAGGACGCTCATCACTCTGCCACTTGCCGCATAtcagctggtcatcatctcAAAG GTGGAGGTGCTGCAGAAGGAGATTTCTGAGCTGGCGAAGAGGCTTCGATACGAAGTTTCGGTTCGAGCAAGAGACAGAGgctggacagagagagagagccg GTTCCAGTTTCAGAAGAACCTGCGTCGCCTTGTCTCTCAGCTCTACGTGAGAGACAACTGTCATCCCTTCAAAGCTAGTCTGCTGGTGTGGGTCCAGCTGCCACTCTGGGTCAGCCTCTCGCTGGCACTCCGAAACCTTAGTATGGAGCAGACTG CACTTCATGGGGACCTGGTAACAGGAGGCACTCTGTGGTTCCCTGACCTCACATTGCCGGACTCAACCTGGATCCTCCCGGTCTGTGTGGGATTCACCAACCTGCTCATTGTGGAG ATGTTTTCTCTCCATAGACTTAATCCAACTCGTTTCCAGAGACTGGTTCTGAACTTGATCCGAGGGTTTTCAGTCCTGATGGTTCCTATTGCTGCTGCAGTCCCCTCT TCTATGGTTCTGTACTGGTTCACCTCCAGTCTGGTTGGACTTGGCCACAACCTGCTCCTTCGTTCTGCTACAGTGCACAAAATCCTGCAACTGAGAAGTCATCGATCTGAGACACCGTTCAAAGACTTGCTGTCAGCCTTCGTTAGCaaatattgcaaaataaaataa
- the LOC113150816 gene encoding cytochrome c oxidase assembly protein COX18, mitochondrial isoform X2 has protein sequence MLSVGVSVRTSLIRLPARGLCTAVIQKKSPAPGHTWSAPESAAVFLHRSPVWTQSIVRTLSGGPDPGVSGWYSDLADSAPVHLCEHLLVSVQQVEVLQKEISELAKRLRYEVSVRARDRGWTERESRFQFQKNLRRLVSQLYVRDNCHPFKASLLVWVQLPLWVSLSLALRNLSMEQTALHGDLVTGGTLWFPDLTLPDSTWILPVCVGFTNLLIVEMFSLHRLNPTRFQRLVLNLIRGFSVLMVPIAAAVPSSMVLYWFTSSLVGLGHNLLLRSATVHKILQLRSHRSETPFKDLLSAFVSKYCKIK, from the exons ATGCTGAGTGTTGGGGTGTCGGTGAGAACCAGCCTCATACGGCTTCCTGCACGAGGACTCTGTACAGCTGTGATCCAGAAGAAGTCACCTGCACCTGGTCATACCTGGTCTGCTCCTGAGTCTGCTGCAGTCTTTCTCCACAGGTCACCTGTCTGGACTCAGTCAATTGTCCGGACCCTGTCAGGCGGTCCTGATCCAGGTGTCTCGGGGTGGTACAGCGATCTGGCGGACTCTGCACCGGTTCACCTGTGTGAGCACCTCCTGGTGAGCGTGCAGCAG GTGGAGGTGCTGCAGAAGGAGATTTCTGAGCTGGCGAAGAGGCTTCGATACGAAGTTTCGGTTCGAGCAAGAGACAGAGgctggacagagagagagagccg GTTCCAGTTTCAGAAGAACCTGCGTCGCCTTGTCTCTCAGCTCTACGTGAGAGACAACTGTCATCCCTTCAAAGCTAGTCTGCTGGTGTGGGTCCAGCTGCCACTCTGGGTCAGCCTCTCGCTGGCACTCCGAAACCTTAGTATGGAGCAGACTG CACTTCATGGGGACCTGGTAACAGGAGGCACTCTGTGGTTCCCTGACCTCACATTGCCGGACTCAACCTGGATCCTCCCGGTCTGTGTGGGATTCACCAACCTGCTCATTGTGGAG ATGTTTTCTCTCCATAGACTTAATCCAACTCGTTTCCAGAGACTGGTTCTGAACTTGATCCGAGGGTTTTCAGTCCTGATGGTTCCTATTGCTGCTGCAGTCCCCTCT TCTATGGTTCTGTACTGGTTCACCTCCAGTCTGGTTGGACTTGGCCACAACCTGCTCCTTCGTTCTGCTACAGTGCACAAAATCCTGCAACTGAGAAGTCATCGATCTGAGACACCGTTCAAAGACTTGCTGTCAGCCTTCGTTAGCaaatattgcaaaataaaataa
- the selenot2 gene encoding selenoprotein T2, translating into MAEFTRRSLFAALLLFTFLTVRDIYLGRSSPQRGHQPAENPSLSPNILSDTETGKQVKSSLYTGPVLKFQYCISUGYSKVFQEYARAINQLYPDIRIEGENYPPTSFNRYVGNLISYLKLLSILLIVSGQNPFVLLGLQTPRAWMWTQDNKIFSCLMAFFLCNMMETHFLSTGAFEITLNDVPVWSKLQSGYVPNIQEIFQILDSHMKMNQVDHKTFSST; encoded by the exons ATGGCGGAGTTCACTCGGAGGAGCCTCTTTGCGGCTCTACTACTGTTCACTTTTCTTACGGTCCGCGACATTTATCTCGGAAGATCGAGTCCGCAGCGCGGACACCAACCGGCCGAAAACCCCAGCCTCTCACCGAACATCCTGTCAGACACAGAGACCGGGAAACAGGTCAAGTCGTCACTGTATACCGGGCCCGTGCTGAAGTTCCAGTACTG TATTTCCTGAGGATACAGCAAAGTGTTCCAGGAGTACGCTCGAGCCATTAACCAGCTGTACCCGGACATCCGCATTGAGGGGGAGAACTACCCCCCCACCTCCTTTAACAG ATATGTAGGTAACTTGATCTCGTACCTGAAACTCCTCTCGATCTTGCTCATCGTCAGTGGACAGAATCCCTTCGTCCTCCTTGGCCTCCAAACACCCAGAGCCTGGATGTGGACTCAGGACAACAAG ATCTTCTCCTGTCTCATGGCCTTCTTTCTGTGCAACATGATGGAGACTCACTTCTTATCCACTGGAGCCTTTGAGATCACTCTAAATG ACGTCCCTGTATGGTCAAAGCTTCAATCTGGTTACGTCCCAAACATCCAGGAGATTTTTCAGATCCTCGACAGCCACATGAAGATGAACCAGGTGGATCACAAGACCTTCTCCTCCACTTAA